Proteins from a single region of Apium graveolens cultivar Ventura chromosome 7, ASM990537v1, whole genome shotgun sequence:
- the LOC141670592 gene encoding GDSL esterase/lipase At1g29670-like, with protein MGVDFKKWLELCVILLLCFYTYEAQAQPQVPCFFVFGDSLVDNGNNNQITSLAKANYLPYGIDFPRGPTGRFCNGKTTVDVISELLGFDSYIPPYTQARGQAILKGVNYASAAAGIRDETGQQLGQRISMSGQVNNYKNTISQVVNLLGNETAAANYLSKCVYSVGLGSNDYLNNYFMPAAYSTSRRYTPQQYADVLIQQYRQQLVAMYNYGARKFVLIGVGQIGCSPNALSKSADGRTCVQRINSANQLFNNRLKSLVDDLNRNQPDSKFIYINAYGIFQDLLTRPSNFGFTVTNAGCCGVGRNNGQITCLPLQTPCRNRKEHVFWDAFHPTEAANLIIGRRAYAAESSSDAYPYDIRRLAQL; from the exons ATGGGTGTTGATTTCAAGAAATGGTTGGAGTTGTGTGTCATTTTGTTGTTATGTTTCTACACCTATGAGGCTCAAGCTCAGCCTCAAGTTCCTTGTTTCTTTGTTTTTGGTGATTCTTTGGTTGACAATGGTAACAATAACCAAATCACTTCTTTGGCTAAAGCTAATTACTTGCCTTATGGTATCGATTTTCCCCGAGGACCAACCGGGAGGTTTTGTAACGGTAAAACAACCGTTGATGTCATTT CTGAGCTCCTGGGATTTGATAGTTACATTCCTCCTTATACACAAGCAAGAGGTCAAGCCATACTCAAAGGAGTAAATTATGCCTCTGCAGCTGCTGGCATTCGGGACGAAACTGGCCAGCAATTG GGCCAGCGGATTAGTATGAGCGGGCAGGTAAATAATTACAAAAACACAATATCACAAGTGGTAAATCTGCTTGGTAATGAAACTGCTGCAGCAAATTATCTGAGCAAGTGTGTATACTCGGTCGGATTAGGCAGCAATGACTACCTTAACAACTATTTCATGCCTGCCGCTTATTCTACTAGCCGGAGATATACCCCTCAACAATATGCTGATGTTCTTATCCAGCAGTATAGACAACAATTAGTG GCCATGTACAATTATGGAGCAAGAAAATTTGTGTTAATTGGAGTAGGGCAGATTGGTTGCAGCCCAAATGCTCTGTCTAAAAGCGCGGATGGTAGAACATGTGTACAAAGAATCAATTCTGCAAATCAACTATTCAACAACAGGCTTAAGTCTCTTGTTGATGATCTCAACCGGAATCAACCAGACTCAAAATTTATTTACATCAATGCTTATGGAATTTTCCAGGACCTGCTCACTCGTCCTTCAAATTTTG GTTTCACAGTTACAAATGCAGGATGTTGCGGTGTAGGGAGAAACAATGGGCAAATTACTTGCCTTCCATTACAAACTCCATGCAGAAACCGGAAAGAACATGTGTTTTGGGACGCATTTCATCCGACTGAAGCTGCCAATTTGATCATAGGGAGAAGAGCATATGCAGCAGAGTCTTCGTCTGATGCGTACCCCTATGATATCCGTCGTCTAGCTCAACTCTAA